The Manihot esculenta cultivar AM560-2 chromosome 1, M.esculenta_v8, whole genome shotgun sequence genome has a window encoding:
- the LOC110616460 gene encoding autophagy-related protein 8f: MARSGFKLEHDFEKRRAEAARIRDKYPDRIPVIVEKAERSDIPTIDKKKYLVPADLTVGQFVYVIRKRIKLSAEKAIFIFVDNVLPPTGAVMSTIYDEKKDADGFLYVTYSGENTFGRADAAVAQGGL; the protein is encoded by the exons ATGGCAAGGAGCGGCTTCAAGCTAGAGCATGATTTTG AGAAGAGGCGCGCTGAGGCTGCAAGAATTAGGGATAAGTACCCAGATAGAATTCCG GTAATTGTGGAGAAGGCTGAGAGAAGTGATATTCCCACCATTGACAAGAAAAA ATACCTAGTCCCAGCTGATCTGACAGTGGGTCAGTTTGTGTATGTAATCCGGAAGAGAATTAAACTGAGCGCAGAAAAGGCTATTTTCATATTTGTGGACAATGTACTCCCACCAACAG GAGCAGTAATGTCAACAATTTACGATGAAAAGAAGGATGCAGATGGATTTCTGTATGTGACATACAGCGGTGAGAACACCTTTGGGAGAGCAGATGCTGCTGTTGCTCAAGGCGGACTATAA
- the LOC110616449 gene encoding phosphatidate cytidylyltransferase 4, chloroplastic has product MASLVEIGRYNLIPLSVTCLCARPCRSLPKKTLILSRRCSQLNIRLVLNGSKSAFPVKANSISAMRHLVSAVASSEPDRLDHEDVKEEVNEGHKFPGKEESVSEPQQRGSKLRKRIIFGLGIGISVGGVVLAGGWVFTVFFAAVVFVGAREYFELVRSRGIASGMTPPPRYASRVCSVICAVMPLITLYFGQIDIPVTFAAFIVAMSLLLQRGNPRFAQLSSTMFGLFYCGYLPCFWVKLRCGLAAPALNTRIGASWPVLLGGQAHWTVGLVATLISFSSIIAADTYAFIGGKAFGRTPLTSISPKKTWEGTIAGLGGCIATTVILSKIFSWPTSLLSAFAFGFLNFFGSIFGDLTESMIKRDAGVKDSGSLIPGHGGILDRVDSYIFTGALAYSFVKTFLPLYGV; this is encoded by the exons ATGGCTTCACTTGTGGAAATTGGGAGATACAATTTGATACCACTTTCAGTGACCTGTCTATGTGCACGCCCCTGCCGTTCTCTACCGAAGAAAACCCTAATTCTCTCTCGACGATGTTCGCAATTAAACATTAGGCTGGTCTTGAATGGATCCAAATCTGCGTTTCCTGTCAAGGCAAACAGCATTTCAGCTATGAGGCACTTGGTATCGGCCGTTGCCAGTTCTGAGCCAGATAGACTTGACCACGAAGACGTTAAAGAG GAAGTCAACGAAGGCCATAAATTCCCAGGAAAAGAGGAATCTGTTTCGGAGCCTCAACAGAGAGGGAGTAAACTGAGGAAAAGAATCATCTTTGGGCTTGGCATTGGAATTTCCGTTGGAGGTGTCGTCTTGGCTGGAGGATGGGTTTTCACTGTATTCTTCGCAGCTGTTGTATTTGTTGGTGCACGTGAGTACTTTGAATTGGTTAGAAGCCGTGGAATTGCATCAGGGATGACACCTCCTCCTCGTTATGCATCACGAGTTTGCTCTGTTATATGTGCTGTGATGCCTCTAATTACCTT GTATTTTGGTCAGATTGACATTCCGGTGACATTTGCTGCTTTCATTGTTGCAATGTCACTGCTTCTGCAAAGAGGCAATCCTCGCTTTGCTCAGCTCAGCAGTACTATGTTTGGTTTGTTTTACTGCGGCTATCTTCCATGTTTCTGGGTAAAGCTTCGATGTGGGTTGGCCGCCCCAGCCTTGAACACta GAATAGGAGCATCATGGCCTGTTCTTTTGGGGGGGCAAGCTCATTGGACTGTGGGCCTTGTGGCAACCCTGATTTCCTTTAGCAGCATCATAGCTGCTGATACCTatgcttttataggtggcaag GCATTTGGCAGGACACCATTAACTAGTATTAGTCCAAAGAAGACATGGGAAGGGACTATTGCAGGCTTGGGTGGCTGTATAGCAACAACTGTGATACTATCGAAGATTTTTTCCTGGCCAACATCATTGCTAAG TGCATTTGCTTTTGGGTTTCTGAATTTCTTTGGGTCTATATTTGGTGATCTTACGGAATCAATGATCAAACGAGATGCGGGTGTCAAGGACTCTGGCTCTCTCATACCTGGACACG GTGGAATACTGGACCGAGTGGACAGCTACATTTTCACGGGTGCACTTGCGTACTCATTTGTCAAAACCTTCCTACCACTTTATGGAGTTTGA
- the LOC110616455 gene encoding SPX domain-containing protein 3 yields MKFGKRLKQQIQETLPDWRDKYLSYKELKKLVRLLSSAPLLSGGSIEYAKAEAEFVHMLNNEIDKFNSFFMEQEEDFIIRHKELQQRIQSVIDSWGPNGSHPSEAEYKKEISKIRKDIIDFHGEMVLLENYSNINYTGLGKILKKYDKRTGGLLRLPFIQKVLQQPFFTTDLISKLVKECENTIDAVFPIDEEERAREGREAITIGIGGEGIFRNTVAALLTMQEIRRGSSTYSHFSLPPLNLPDSDLIPSLQFSSPIPII; encoded by the exons ATGAAGTTTGGCAAGAGACTGAAGCAACAAATACAAGAAACGTTGCCGGATTGGCGTGACAAGTACTTGTCGTACAAGGAATTGAAGAAGCTTGTTCGGTTACTTTCTTCAGCTCCCCTGTTGTCGGGTGGATCAATTGAGTATGCAAAGGCAGAAGCTGAGTTTGTGCATATGTTGAACAATGAGATCGACAAGTTCAACTCCTTTTTCATGGAACAAGAAGAAGATTTCATTATACGACATAAG GAATTACAGCAAAGGATTCAGAGTGTGATTGATTCCTGGGGGCCAAATGGAAGTCACCCTTCAGAAGCAGAGTATAAAAAGGAGATCAGTAAAATTAGAAAAGACATCATCGATTTCCACGGAGAAATGGTGCTCTTGGAGAACTATAGCAATATAAATTACACGG GATTGGGCAAGATACTGAAGAAGTATGACAAGAGAACAGGAGGATTATTGCGGTTGCCATTCATTCAGAAGGTGCTGCAGCAACCTTTTTTCACAACGGATCTTATTTCAAAGCTTGTCAAGGAATGCGAAAACACCATAGATGCTGTGTTTCCTATAGATGAAGAAGAGAGGGCGAGAGAAGGAAGAGAAGCGATAACAATTGGAATAGGAGGAGAGGGAATTTTTAGGAACACTGTTGCAGCTCTATTGACCATGCAAGAAATTAGAAGAGGCAGCTCTACTTATAGTCACTTCTCTTTGCCTCCTCTCAACTTGCCAGACTCTGATCTTATTCCATCATTACAATTCAGCTCCCCCATACCTATTATCTAA